Genomic window (Bacteroidia bacterium):
TGCGTGTGGTAATATTATCCAAGAAAAATTTATCATGCGATACCATCACCACCGCTGCATAATAATTTCTCAAAAAATCTTCTAACCATTGAATACTTTCAATATCCAAGTGATTGGTCGGCTCATCGAGTAAAATAACGTCGGGTTTTTTCAATAAAATTTTTGCCAATTCGATTCGCATTCTCCAACCGCCGCTAAATTCATCCGTCAGACGCGTAAAATCCTTTCGCTCAAAACCAAGTCCCATAAGGGTTACTTCAATTTCTGCATCTTTCGCGTAAGCGCCCAACACATTCAAATGTTCGTTTACATCGTTCAGCTCCGTGATTAAATTCATATACGCATCACTTTCGTAATCGGTGCGAATACCAAGCTCTTCATTGATTTCTTCGAGGCGTTTTTCCAAACGTTTCACTTCATCAAAAGCGGTTGCGGCTTCGTCAAAAACAGTTTTTCCCAAACTGTGCGTCATGTCTTGCGGCAAATAGCCGATAGAACAGCCACTTGGCATGGACACATCACCAGTAGAAGGTTTTTGTCCGCCAGCAAGAATTTTTAACAAGGTAGATTTTCCAGCGCCATTTTTCCCCGCCAAACCGATTCTATCTCTGCGATTGATCAAGAAAGAAATATCTTCATACAGATTTCTTCCTCCAAAACTAACCGATAAATTACTGACAGAAATCATACGAAGAAAAATTATTTTTTTGAATCCTTAAAATTTAAGGCTGCAAAAGTAATAAAAATCCGAGAAATTTAGCGGAATTATTTTCTGTATTTGTCCAGATTACAACGTTTTTTTTATAGAAGGATAAAAAGATGCTTGAAAAAATATTCTTTCATACTTAATTATAGGTGATAACTATACATCATTTTACTCATTTGGGCGATGAAGCGGCTTTTTTTGACTTTTAATTTTTTTGTTTCAAATTATTAATTACTTTAGCAGCCGTAAAATTGATAAAAATTAAAAAAAAGATTTATGAAAATAACCAAACAACTCTCCGTTTTTTTTATCGCTGTATTTGTTTTTTCAATGAGTTCAGTAAGTGTGAAAGCACAAAAGAATTTCACGAAGGATGCAGACATGGCATTCCAAGGTCAGCAATACTTCAATGCCATTGAGTTATACAAAAAGGCATACGCTAAAGTGAAAAAGAAAGATGAGAAAGCGCGTATTATTTTCCAGACAGCAGAATGTTATAAAGACATCAATGATACGAAACAAGCAGAATCGTGGTATCAAAAAGCCGTAAAGGCAAAATATCCAGACCCAAAAGCAACACTTTATTTGGCGGATATGAAAAAAATAAACGGCAAATACGATGAGGCACTTATCGAGTACAATAATTACAAGCAAATGGTTCCTTCTGATCCAAGAGGTGAAGATGGCGCTAAATCTTGTGAGTTGGCTCAAAAATGGAAAGACAATCCTACTCGTTACGATGTAGAAAATATGTCGATGATTAATTCGAGAGATGAAGATTTTGCTCCTGCTTATGGAGATAGAAAACACAAATCTTTGATTTTTTCATCTACCAGACCTGGAGCTATCGGAGATAAAACCGACTTAAATACAGGACAAACATACAGCGATTTATATACTACAACCGTTGATAAAAATGGAAAGTGGAGTACACCTGTAAGTTTAGCTGCTCCTATAAATTCGGAATACAACGAAGGTGCAGCAGAAATGGACAATAAGGACAAAATGATTTATTTTACACGCTGCGGAGTAGTTAAAAACTCGCAAGCTAAATGTCAACTTTACGTGGCTACAAAAAAAGGAAGCGGTTGGGGAGATCCTGAGTTATTACCTTTTTGCGTAGATAGTTTTGCCTTCGGACATCCTTCTATTTCAGAAGATGGAATGACTTTATTTTTCTCTTCAGATATGCCAGGCGGACAAGGTGGAAAAGACATTTGGTTTTCTAAATACGATAAAAAAGCAAAAAAATGGGGAAATCCAATCAATGCCGGACCAGAAATTAACACTCCTCAAGATGAAATGTATCCTTATATACGCGACGACAATACCTTGTATTTTTCTTCCAATGGACATCTTGGAATGGGCGGATTAGATATTTATAGCGCTCAAAAAATAGGCGATGACAAATGGGGAAAAGTTACCAATATGTTATATCCTATCAATTCTTCTGGAGATGATTTTGCCATTATTTTTGACGGAAAGAATGAAAGAGGTTATTTATCTTCCAACCGCGATGGCGGAAAAGGAAGCGATGATATTTATTCATTTGTATTACCTCCATTAATTTTTACAATACAAGGTGTAGTTGCGGATAAAGAATCCAAACAACCTATCCCAAATGCTACAGTTAAATTATTGGGTTCCGACGGTTCTTCTGTAGAAGCTACTACGGATAAAGCGGGTATGTATAAATTTGCTGAAAATGGCAAAGATCGTTACGTAAACCCGAATACATCTTATGTGATTTCTGCCAGTGCTACAGATTTTATCAAAACGGCTAACAGTAGTGCCAAAGAAACAACAGTGGGTGTAAACGAGGCGAAAATTTTCATACATAATTTTGAGTTGCAATCGGCTCCGAAAGGAAAAGAAATTTCTTTCCCTCAAGTATTATATGACGTAAACAAAGCTACTTTGAGACCAGAATCAAAAGATTCTTTGAATGCACTTTATCAAACATTGGTGGACAATCCAACTATCACAATTGAGTTGGATGCAAACACGGATCAACGTGGTAGTAGAGCACTCAACATCAAACTTTCTCAAGCGCGGGCACAATCTTGCGTTAGTTATTTGATTTCTAAAGGAATTGATTCTGTGCGTATGACGCCAAAAGGTTGGGCATTCGATCGTCCATTGGTTTCTATGAAAGAAATCAATAAAATGAAAACGAAAGAAGAAAAAGAAGCCGCTTTCCAAAAAAATAGAAGGACTTCTTTCAGAGTGTTAAGTACTGATTATCACAATCCGAAAGACACTAATAAAACAACAACGCCAACGCAAATTATTAAAGTAAAAGGTGAAACAGAAGATTACGATCATTCTGACGAGAATGGCGGATCAACACCAGCGCCAACAACTCCGTCCCCAACAAATAATAACAATGCAACGACACCTAAAAAGTAACAGTGAAAAAATAATTTTTGAAACCAATTTTTGAATCTCTAAAAACATCCCGATTTTTGTCGGGATGTTTTTTTTATAAACGATATGGACAATCAATTGAAATATAATTTACGTGGCGTTTCCGCTTCTAAGGAAGATGTTCACAATGCGATTAAAAATATTGATAAAGGTATTTTTCCGAAAGCATTTTGTAAGATCATTCCTGATTATTTAAGTGGAGACAAAGAGTATTGCATCGTGATGCACGCCGACGGAGCTGGTACCAAATCATCTTTGGCATATATTTATTGGAAGGAAACCGGCGATATGTCGGTTTGGAAAGGCATTGCACAGGATGCTGTGGTGATGAATACGGACGATTTGCTTTGTGTGGGTGCAACGGATAATATTTTGCTTTCTTCGACTATTGGACGAAATAAAAATCTTATTTCTGGAGAAGTTATTTCTGCCATTATCAATGGAACAGAAAATTTGTTGGAAGAATTGAGAAACTACGGAATCGGAATTTATTCCACTGGTGGAGAAACCGCTGATGTGGGCGATTTAGTACGTACATTAATTGTGGATTCTACCGTTGTTTGTCGCATGAAACGTAGTGATGTGATTGACAATGCGAATATAAAAGCAGGCGATGTAATTGTGGGATTGGCTTCTTACGGACAAGCATCGTACGAAAAAGAATACAATGGCGGCATGGGAAGTAACGGATTAACATCTGCCAGACACGATGTTTTTGAAAAACAGTTGGCGCAAAAATATCCTGAAAGTTACGATGCTGCAGTTCCTGAAAATTTAATTTACAGCGGCAATAAAAAGCTCAGCGAAAAAATAATTTTTCAACACGAAAAAAATCAAATTGAAACAACTGTTGGAAAATTGGTGCTTTCGCCAACTCGTACGTACGCTCCGGTGATAAAAAAAGTATTGGATGAGCATCGTAAAAACATTCACGGAATGGTTCATTGTAGCGGTGGCGGACAAACAAAAATTTTACATTTTGTAGATAATTTACACATCGTAAAAAATAATTTTTTACCGATACCTCCTTTGTTTCGTTTGATACAAGAGCAATCTAATACCGATTGGAAAGAAATGTACAAAGTATTTAACATGGGTCATCGCATGGAAATTTATTTGCCAAAAGAACACGCACAAAGTATTATTGACATTTCAAAATCATTTGGAATTGATGCTCAAATAATAGGATTTGTAGAGGCATCTGATAAAAAACAACTCACCATTAAAAGCGAAGTTGGAGAATTTATTTACTAAAAATAACGTCTCGAAAAAATATTTTTTCGACAACAGAAATTAAAGAAGTTCCCAGTTTTTCAAGGCTTCTTCCAATTGCTTTTCAGTTTCAAAAAAGGAAATTATCTTTTTTAGAACTGCTTCAATCACAGCATCTGGACACGAAGCGCCACTTGTTAAAAGTACAGTTACTGGATTTTTTTTAGGAAAATAATTTTCGGTACAAAGTTCTTTGCGTTGATGGTAATTGTAATGATTTATTTTTTCCTTCGATACAATTTCATTTGCTGAAGAAATAAAAAATGTCGGTAATTTTTGTTCACACAATTCTACAATGTGCGATGTGTTAGAACTGTTGTAACCGCCCACTACAATTGCTAAATCAGCATTTTCTTTTAGTAAATGATACGTCGCTTCTTGATTTTCATTCGTGGCGTAACAAAGCGTATCGCGTGTATCAGCAAAATGATTTTTCAAACTTTCAGCGCCGTATTTTTCGATCATTGTCTTTTTTAAAAAGTCGGCAATGTCTTGCGTTTCCGTTGCCAACATGGTAGTTTGGTTTATCACGCCAATTTTTTCTAAATCTCTCTCCGGATTAAAATTTTCGGAATAACGATTTTTAAAAAACGAATTAAACACTTCTAAATTTATTTTTTTGAGGATGAAATCAGCTAATTTTACAGCTTCTTCCATATTTTTAATAATGATGCAAGGCGAATTTATTTCGCTGTGCGAAAACGTAGCACGCGTTTCTTCGTGATTGTATTTTCCATGTATAATTATCGTGTAATTTTCTTGTCCTAACTTTTCAGATTTCTTCCAAACGCGCTCTACAAAAGGACAAGTGGTGTTGTATTTTTGCAGTTCCATTCCAATTGTTTTGAGCTTTTTTTCGATGTCAAGTGTGGTTCCGAAAGCTGGGATAATCACAATATCATTCGCATTCAACTCTTCCCACGGAATAATTTGTTTGCCAGAAGTATCCATAATAAATTTCACGCCGCGTTCCGTCAAATCCTTGTTCACTTCCGGATTGTGAATCATTTGACTCAATAAAAAAATTTTTTTTTCGGGATTTTCTTCAATCGCTTTAAAAGCGGTTTCGATAGCGTTTTCAACACCGTAACAAAAACCAAAATGCCGCGCAATGTAAAATCGAATGTTGCCTAAATCAAGCAGAGTAGGAGAGAAATCTTTTTTTTTAGGATCGCGCAGTTTACGGGTTTCCTTGATTTTTCCGATGATGGCACTTTTGTAAAATTCGGGAATGTTAAAAGTTTTCACGAAGCAAATTTAGCGATTTCAAGGAATTTTTGAGTGTAAAATAAGTGCCTCGAAAAAATAATTTTTCAAGCTCTATTTTTGAAAGAGTAATTTCATCAAAAATATATACATTTGTGAGGTAAAGTGAACGAAGGTGGCTCTGATTCAAAAAGTAAAAGAAAATTTCGGCAAACGTTTCTTGCAAAAAGAAATCGCTTCGATGCATCGGGATAAAACCATGTTGAATTTGTCCGAAGCGAAAACAGTTGCATTGCTTTTTAATGCAGACGACAGAGAAGAATTTGAACTCGTAAAAAAATACGTAACCTATTTAAAAGAGTTGCGAAAAAAAGTAAAAATAATCGGCTATTTCACCACCAAAGAATTAATGTCGATGAGTTATTCGAAATTGGACTACACTTTTTTTTCAGCCAAGGAATTAACGTGGTTTCAAAAACCAACGGATTTATACATCAACAATTTTATTGCAGAAGAACACGATATTTTATTGGATTTAAACATTCACGATTGCTTTCCGCTTACATACATCGCTGCGATTTCTAAGTCGAAATGCAAAGTGGGAAAATACACGGAAGAATTCAGTGAAATATATGATTTGATGATTGAAACAGACCTTTCAAAAGGCATGAAATATTTTTTGAGAAATGTGGATACGTACATTGATATGTTGAATAAGAAAACAAATCCCGCAGCAGCGGAAAACCAAATATAAAAAATAAAATATCTGAAAATGACAAAAAAATTAAACCTTGCTTTGCTTATTGGGATTGGTTTTTCAATCACTTTAAATGCACAAACTGATACCACAAAAATATACAATAAAAAAGGTGGAGGATATATTTTTACAGCCGTAAAAGACATCGAAGCCACTTCTGTAAAAGATCAAAGTCAAACTGGAACGTGTTGGGATTTTTCCACTACTTCTTTTTTTGAATCGGAGCTTATCCGCATGGGTAAAGAGGATATGGACTTGTCGGAAATGTTTACCGTTTGGCATACTTATTCCGATAAAGCTGAAAAATATGTGCGTATGCACGGAAATTTAACGTTTGGTCCAGGCGGTGAAGCGCACGATGTACGCAGTGTGATGGAAAAATACGGAGCAGTGCCCAATGCTGTTTACAATGGTTTGCCGGATGAACAAAAAAAATACAATCACGATGAATTGGACAAAGCCTTGAAAGCCTTTTTGGATGCAGTTATTAGCGCACCGAGTGGAAAAATATCTGCAGAATGGCATACCGCTTTCGATAATATTTTGAATGCATATTTAGGTCCATTACCAACTACATTTGAGTATCAAGGGAAATCGTACACTCCACAATCATACTTGAAATCATTGGGTTTGCATCCGGAAGATTATTTGGAAATCACTTCGTTTACACACCATCCGTTTTACACTCAATTTCCGTTGGAAGTGCAAGACAACTGGGCTTGGGATGAAGATTACAATGTGCCATTAACGGATTTAATGTCAATTATCGACAATGCCATTAACAATGGATATACTGTTGCTTGGGGTTCTGATGTGAGTAATCCGGGTTTTTCATATAAAAATGGAGTGGCAATTCTTCCAGCAAAGGAATGGAGTGATTTTACAAGCAAAGCGCAAATAGACAGTTTGTTTTTACATCCCGTAGAGCAAATGAATGTAACGCAAGAAGAACGTCAAAAAGATTTTGATAATTACGTAACGCAAGATGATCATGGAATGCAAATTGTGGGTATTTACAAGGCGCAAGATGGAACCAAATATTATAAAGTGAAAAACTCTTGGGGCTTAAAAGGAAATGATTTGAACGGTTATTTTTTCGTTTCGGCGGCTTACGTGATGATGAATACGACCGATATCATGGTGAATAAAGCAATTATTCCGAAAGAGATTTCGAAAAAAATGGGCGTAAAATAATTTTTCTATGAATTATATTTTAGTCGATGATGCGGAGGTAAGAGAAAATTTATTGCCGCTTACTTTTACGCGGCCGATTGCAGACATTCGCATTGGAATCCTTACCATTCGCGAAAAGTGGGAATATTTTTTAGGCGAAAAAACATTTTCGGAAACAAGTTCTTATTTGAAAAAAAAATTTCCGGAAGCTCCTCAAAAAGGAAAAAACAATGTGTGGATTAACGGAAGTGTTTTACCAAATCAATCACTTGTTGAAGAAATAAAAAAAATAAAGCCGAACGAAATTCTTCAGCACGGAAACACGCTTATCGCTTTTCATACCAGCGAAAAAATAAATTTCGAGGACTCTCAAAAAATAATTTTTCAAGCCTTCGAAAAAAAAGCAATCAAAAAAAACAGTCGCGAAAAAATAATTTTTCAAATCCGTTTTTTGCATGATATTTTTTCGAAAAATGCCGAAGCCATTGAGGCTGATTTTAAAATACTCACTAAAAATAAAAAGTCGCAAAGCATTTCAAAAACAAACAACGTTATTGGTGTAAAAAATATTTTTTTAGAGAAAGGAGCTGTGGTTGAATGTGCTGTTTTAAATGCATCTGCAGGACCAATTTACATAGGAAAGGATGCTGAAATTATGGAAGGTTCTTTGGTGCGTGGGCCTTTTGCTTTAGGCGAACATGCCACACTTAAAATGGGAACGAAAATTTACGGAGCTACTACTGTTGGTCCACATTCGAAGGTTGGAGGAGAGATAAATAATTCCGTTATTTTTGGTTATTCGAACAAAGCGCACGATGGTTTTTTGGGAAATTCGGTGATTGGAGAATGGTGCAATTTGGGTGCGGATACGAATAATTCCAATTTAAAAAATAATTACTCGGACGTTCAATTATGGAATTATCGAAAAAATAATTTTGAAAATACAGGTTTGCAATTTTGTGGATTGATTATGGGAGATCATTCTAAATGCGGCATTAACACAATGTTTAATACAGGTACGGTTGTTGGCGTGAGTGCAAATGTTTTTGGCGCAGGATTTCCTCCAAAATTTATTCCTTCTTTTTCTTGGGGAGGAGTGCAAGGTTTTACGGATTATAAATTAGATAGAGCTTGTGCAGTTGCCGAAAAAGTAATGCAACGCAGAGGAATTAAGTTTGATTCCATCGAAAAAAATATTTTTTCGAGCGTGTTTAAAATGGATAAAAAGAATCGAAAATAGACCTTCTTCTAATTCGAAAAATATTTTTGCATTATATCTATATAAAAGCTTATTTTTGCATATCTACCAAAATAGTTATTACTTATGAGTACCACAAAAAAACAAATTTTAGTACCGATTGACTTTTCGGATCAATCCCTTATTGCACTCGAACAATCGTACAACTTGGCGCGCGAATACAAAGCGGAAATTACCATGCTATACGTGGTGGACGACTCCAATGTGCTGTCTAAATTATTCGGTAAATCGGAAGAGGCTTCTATGAAAAAGAAAATTGAAGCCAAAATGAACGAATTGGCTACCGAAACAGAAAAAAAGACAAAAATAAAGATCAATGTGTTAATTGCTCGTGGAGTTATTTACGATAAAATTGTAGAAATCGCCGAATTGGTGAAGGCGGTGATGATTATCATGGGAACCAATGGAACCGTTGGTGTGAAAAAGAGATTTATCGGTTCCAACGCCTTGCGCGTGGTGAGAGAAGCAAAATGCCCCGTTATTACAATTAAAGGGAAACACCATCGTAATGGTTGCAAAAACATTGTGTTGCCACTGGATTTAACAAAAGAAACAAAAGAAAAAGTAACCAAAGCGATCGAATTTGCAAAATTGGGTAACAAAGCTGCTATTCGTATTATTTCTGTTTTATTTACAACGGATGAATTTGTGGTAAATCGTTTAACGCGCCAACTCGGACAGGTGAAAAACTTCATTGAAAAAACGGGTATCGAATGTACCGCAGAAATCATAAAAGGAATTAAAGGCGAAGAATCGCTCGGACAAAATATCATTGATTACGCTAACAAAGTGGAAGGCGATTTGATTATGATTATGACGCAACAAGAAGTGGAATTTACGAAATATTTTATTGGATCAGCGGCTCAAGAAATCATCAATACGTCCGATATTCCTGTGATTAGTATCATTCCGTCTATGAAAAAAGACACCACTTCTTTTGTTCCGTATTGATAAAAAAAGAAGCTTCGAAAAATTATTTTTTTGAAGTGTAAAAATCACGATAAGTATAAAATAGAATCAAACAATAAATAAAAAAATATGACAGCATTTAAAATACAAAAAATATTAATTCCGATTGACTTTTCGGAAACGTCCTTATTAGCGGTTAAACATGGTGCTTTTATGGCAAAATTGTATAAAGCAGACATTTGTTTGTTACATGTTTTTGAAAAGCAATGGTCGCATTTTAATGTTATTTTACCTCAAGTGCAGATCGAGGATTTATCGGGATTTACCAATAAAATAGAAGCAAAATTAGCCGAAATTGCTGAAGGTATTCGGAAGGAATATGCTGTAAAAACGACAAGTATTTGTGCTCCCGGAAATATTTTTAGCGAAATTGTAACGATTGTAAACAACGAAAAGATTGATGTAGTAGTAATGGGAACACACGGCGTATCGGGGGCAGAGGAGTTCTTTATGGGAAGCAACACGTTCAAAGTAGTTACCAAATCTCCTTGTCCCGTACTCTCGGTGCAAACACACGCTAAAAAATTAGGATTCTCTACTATTTTATTGCCGATTGACGATTCATCGCACTCACGTCAAAAAGTGATGCAAGCGATTGAATTGGCTTCGCATTACAATTCGAAAGTGCATATTTTAGGAATTGTAGATAGCGATGTAAATTTGGATAAGTTCAAATTGAAGATCAATCAAGTTGAAAATTTCTTGACAAAGCACAACGTGAATTTTATTGCCGAAACGATAAATAATGATAATCCTGCTACGGCTACCTTGGCTTATGCAAAGAAAATATGCGCTGACTTAATTATGATTATGACCGATCAGGAAGAAAGTTTAACTGGATTTTTGCTTGGAAATTATGCACAACAAATTGTGAATCATTCCAAAATACCTGTTTTTAGTATCAGACCAATTGAAGGAGAATATAAATTTGTTGATTTAACAGGTGATTGGAGAATGTAATTTAAAAATAGTTGTTGGGATTAGCGTAATTCGACACTAAAATAAATCAAAAATTTCGTACAATAATATCACGTCCAAAGTTCTAAACTTTGGACGTTTTTTTTACAATTATACTTTGGGCAGTTTTTTCAGGAAAGCGTCTTTTTTACGTTTGGATATAGTAACATTATCGCCATTCGACATAACTATATAGCCGCCGTCGCCTTTAAAATAATTTTTGATGTGTTCTAAATTCACTAAATGTGCGTGATGAATACGGAAAAAATTATTGGGAACTAAGAGTTCTTCAAAATCTTTTAAACTACGCGTGGAAATAATTTTTTTACCTGAAGTTAAAATGCAAATCGTGTATTTTCCGTCGGCTTCGCAGCGGATAATATTTTTTATCTCAATAAATTCCAATCCAATTTGTGTGGGAAGTGCTATTTTACTCACTATTGGCAGGTTGTAGGTATTCAATAAATATTTAACAGATTCATTCAACTGCTTGCTGTCTGTTTTTTTCTCTATTTTTTTAATAGCATTTTTTAATTCGTCTGCATCAATTGGCTTCAACAAATAATCAACTGCGGAAAACTTAAAAGCTCTGATGGCATATTGGTTATAAGCCGTTGTGAAAATAACGGAGAAAGTGTAGTTTTCCAATTTCTCGAGCAAACTAAAGCCCGAACCACCGGGCATTTC
Coding sequences:
- a CDS encoding OmpA family protein produces the protein MKITKQLSVFFIAVFVFSMSSVSVKAQKNFTKDADMAFQGQQYFNAIELYKKAYAKVKKKDEKARIIFQTAECYKDINDTKQAESWYQKAVKAKYPDPKATLYLADMKKINGKYDEALIEYNNYKQMVPSDPRGEDGAKSCELAQKWKDNPTRYDVENMSMINSRDEDFAPAYGDRKHKSLIFSSTRPGAIGDKTDLNTGQTYSDLYTTTVDKNGKWSTPVSLAAPINSEYNEGAAEMDNKDKMIYFTRCGVVKNSQAKCQLYVATKKGSGWGDPELLPFCVDSFAFGHPSISEDGMTLFFSSDMPGGQGGKDIWFSKYDKKAKKWGNPINAGPEINTPQDEMYPYIRDDNTLYFSSNGHLGMGGLDIYSAQKIGDDKWGKVTNMLYPINSSGDDFAIIFDGKNERGYLSSNRDGGKGSDDIYSFVLPPLIFTIQGVVADKESKQPIPNATVKLLGSDGSSVEATTDKAGMYKFAENGKDRYVNPNTSYVISASATDFIKTANSSAKETTVGVNEAKIFIHNFELQSAPKGKEISFPQVLYDVNKATLRPESKDSLNALYQTLVDNPTITIELDANTDQRGSRALNIKLSQARAQSCVSYLISKGIDSVRMTPKGWAFDRPLVSMKEINKMKTKEEKEAAFQKNRRTSFRVLSTDYHNPKDTNKTTTPTQIIKVKGETEDYDHSDENGGSTPAPTTPSPTNNNNATTPKK
- a CDS encoding AIR synthase related protein, with protein sequence MDNQLKYNLRGVSASKEDVHNAIKNIDKGIFPKAFCKIIPDYLSGDKEYCIVMHADGAGTKSSLAYIYWKETGDMSVWKGIAQDAVVMNTDDLLCVGATDNILLSSTIGRNKNLISGEVISAIINGTENLLEELRNYGIGIYSTGGETADVGDLVRTLIVDSTVVCRMKRSDVIDNANIKAGDVIVGLASYGQASYEKEYNGGMGSNGLTSARHDVFEKQLAQKYPESYDAAVPENLIYSGNKKLSEKIIFQHEKNQIETTVGKLVLSPTRTYAPVIKKVLDEHRKNIHGMVHCSGGGQTKILHFVDNLHIVKNNFLPIPPLFRLIQEQSNTDWKEMYKVFNMGHRMEIYLPKEHAQSIIDISKSFGIDAQIIGFVEASDKKQLTIKSEVGEFIY
- a CDS encoding 4-hydroxy-3-methylbut-2-enyl diphosphate reductase, which gives rise to MKTFNIPEFYKSAIIGKIKETRKLRDPKKKDFSPTLLDLGNIRFYIARHFGFCYGVENAIETAFKAIEENPEKKIFLLSQMIHNPEVNKDLTERGVKFIMDTSGKQIIPWEELNANDIVIIPAFGTTLDIEKKLKTIGMELQKYNTTCPFVERVWKKSEKLGQENYTIIIHGKYNHEETRATFSHSEINSPCIIIKNMEEAVKLADFILKKINLEVFNSFFKNRYSENFNPERDLEKIGVINQTTMLATETQDIADFLKKTMIEKYGAESLKNHFADTRDTLCYATNENQEATYHLLKENADLAIVVGGYNSSNTSHIVELCEQKLPTFFISSANEIVSKEKINHYNYHQRKELCTENYFPKKNPVTVLLTSGASCPDAVIEAVLKKIISFFETEKQLEEALKNWELL
- a CDS encoding C1 family peptidase, producing MTKKLNLALLIGIGFSITLNAQTDTTKIYNKKGGGYIFTAVKDIEATSVKDQSQTGTCWDFSTTSFFESELIRMGKEDMDLSEMFTVWHTYSDKAEKYVRMHGNLTFGPGGEAHDVRSVMEKYGAVPNAVYNGLPDEQKKYNHDELDKALKAFLDAVISAPSGKISAEWHTAFDNILNAYLGPLPTTFEYQGKSYTPQSYLKSLGLHPEDYLEITSFTHHPFYTQFPLEVQDNWAWDEDYNVPLTDLMSIIDNAINNGYTVAWGSDVSNPGFSYKNGVAILPAKEWSDFTSKAQIDSLFLHPVEQMNVTQEERQKDFDNYVTQDDHGMQIVGIYKAQDGTKYYKVKNSWGLKGNDLNGYFFVSAAYVMMNTTDIMVNKAIIPKEISKKMGVK
- a CDS encoding GlmU family protein, which codes for MNYILVDDAEVRENLLPLTFTRPIADIRIGILTIREKWEYFLGEKTFSETSSYLKKKFPEAPQKGKNNVWINGSVLPNQSLVEEIKKIKPNEILQHGNTLIAFHTSEKINFEDSQKIIFQAFEKKAIKKNSREKIIFQIRFLHDIFSKNAEAIEADFKILTKNKKSQSISKTNNVIGVKNIFLEKGAVVECAVLNASAGPIYIGKDAEIMEGSLVRGPFALGEHATLKMGTKIYGATTVGPHSKVGGEINNSVIFGYSNKAHDGFLGNSVIGEWCNLGADTNNSNLKNNYSDVQLWNYRKNNFENTGLQFCGLIMGDHSKCGINTMFNTGTVVGVSANVFGAGFPPKFIPSFSWGGVQGFTDYKLDRACAVAEKVMQRRGIKFDSIEKNIFSSVFKMDKKNRK
- a CDS encoding universal stress protein, translating into MSTTKKQILVPIDFSDQSLIALEQSYNLAREYKAEITMLYVVDDSNVLSKLFGKSEEASMKKKIEAKMNELATETEKKTKIKINVLIARGVIYDKIVEIAELVKAVMIIMGTNGTVGVKKRFIGSNALRVVREAKCPVITIKGKHHRNGCKNIVLPLDLTKETKEKVTKAIEFAKLGNKAAIRIISVLFTTDEFVVNRLTRQLGQVKNFIEKTGIECTAEIIKGIKGEESLGQNIIDYANKVEGDLIMIMTQQEVEFTKYFIGSAAQEIINTSDIPVISIIPSMKKDTTSFVPY
- a CDS encoding universal stress protein, encoding MTAFKIQKILIPIDFSETSLLAVKHGAFMAKLYKADICLLHVFEKQWSHFNVILPQVQIEDLSGFTNKIEAKLAEIAEGIRKEYAVKTTSICAPGNIFSEIVTIVNNEKIDVVVMGTHGVSGAEEFFMGSNTFKVVTKSPCPVLSVQTHAKKLGFSTILLPIDDSSHSRQKVMQAIELASHYNSKVHILGIVDSDVNLDKFKLKINQVENFLTKHNVNFIAETINNDNPATATLAYAKKICADLIMIMTDQEESLTGFLLGNYAQQIVNHSKIPVFSIRPIEGEYKFVDLTGDWRM
- a CDS encoding LytTR family DNA-binding domain-containing protein, producing the protein MHALIVDDEDLGRSALAHLIKKHCPEITSIVEAKSVKESLEILKKTHVDVVFLDIEMPGGSGFSLLEKLENYTFSVIFTTAYNQYAIRAFKFSAVDYLLKPIDADELKNAIKKIEKKTDSKQLNESVKYLLNTYNLPIVSKIALPTQIGLEFIEIKNIIRCEADGKYTICILTSGKKIISTRSLKDFEELLVPNNFFRIHHAHLVNLEHIKNYFKGDGGYIVMSNGDNVTISKRKKDAFLKKLPKV